The Chitinophaga flava genome has a segment encoding these proteins:
- a CDS encoding S41 family peptidase: MKKLYLLLLALFVTNGVFAQDCNCETNFLWMKKTFEDNDAGFAYILSKKGKEAYETHNSAYLEKVKRITNDKECAIALDQWMRFFRQGHIGVDFNAKDIEVGAIIKKLETVKVDTREFEKYLNTKKDPGYEGIWFAEPYKIGIKKIGDSYVGFIIETTAENWKAGELKTKFDENGGVYYLRNKTEVKFGKSKLKLEGKNNLELGNFSLKRIYPLLKNDPDTELDLKLLKSSRPFLERLNATTVILRVPSFEITEKKYIDSVIRVNRATILATPSLIIDLRNNGGGSDASFEEILPFLYTNPVRTVGVEFLSTKLNNQRMLDLSNNLEFDEASRKKFKEYYEKLEQSLGKFVSLSDRKVDIEKRDSVYTYPQQVGILINERNGSTTEQFLLAAKQSKKVKLFGVTTFGMLDISNVHTLAFPCAKFELYYGLSKSYRIPGMAVDDIGLQPDYYIDGTIERNGWIKLTNEVLNYK; the protein is encoded by the coding sequence ATGAAGAAACTATACCTATTGTTGCTGGCTCTGTTTGTTACAAATGGAGTATTTGCCCAAGACTGTAATTGTGAGACCAATTTTCTTTGGATGAAGAAGACGTTTGAGGATAATGATGCAGGCTTTGCCTATATTCTGTCCAAAAAAGGAAAGGAAGCTTATGAAACGCACAACAGTGCCTACCTGGAAAAGGTAAAGAGGATAACCAATGATAAGGAATGTGCCATTGCACTGGACCAGTGGATGAGATTTTTTAGACAGGGCCATATTGGGGTTGATTTCAATGCAAAGGATATCGAGGTCGGGGCGATTATAAAGAAATTAGAGACGGTAAAGGTCGACACCAGGGAATTTGAAAAATACCTGAACACTAAAAAGGATCCCGGCTACGAGGGAATCTGGTTCGCCGAACCCTATAAAATAGGAATTAAAAAAATAGGCGATAGCTATGTTGGCTTTATTATAGAGACCACTGCCGAGAATTGGAAGGCTGGTGAGCTTAAAACGAAATTCGACGAAAATGGAGGCGTATACTACCTTAGGAACAAAACGGAAGTCAAATTTGGCAAATCGAAGCTTAAACTGGAAGGTAAGAATAACCTGGAGTTGGGCAATTTTTCACTAAAGAGAATCTATCCGCTACTAAAGAATGATCCTGATACAGAACTGGACCTAAAATTATTGAAGAGCTCCAGGCCTTTTCTTGAAAGGCTGAATGCAACCACTGTTATCCTGCGTGTGCCTTCATTTGAGATTACAGAGAAAAAATATATCGATAGCGTGATCAGGGTAAACAGGGCAACTATTTTAGCAACGCCCAGTCTGATCATAGATCTACGAAACAACGGGGGCGGCAGCGACGCCAGCTTTGAAGAGATACTTCCATTTCTCTATACTAACCCTGTGCGGACAGTTGGGGTAGAGTTTCTTTCTACAAAACTTAATAATCAGCGGATGTTGGACTTGTCGAACAACCTGGAGTTCGATGAGGCTTCGAGAAAGAAGTTCAAGGAATATTATGAAAAGCTGGAACAGTCTTTAGGAAAATTTGTCAGCCTTTCGGATCGAAAAGTTGACATTGAGAAAAGGGACAGTGTCTATACCTATCCACAGCAGGTCGGTATCCTGATCAATGAACGGAATGGCAGTACTACCGAACAATTTCTGCTTGCTGCAAAGCAGAGTAAGAAGGTGAAATTGTTTGGAGTGACGACCTTTGGTATGCTTGATATTTCCAATGTACATACACTGGCTTTTCCTTGTGCGAAGTTTGAGCTTTATTATGGGCTTTCCAAGAGCTATCGTATACCGGGGATGGCAGTGGACGACATTGGCCTCCAACCTGACTATTACATTGATGGTACTATAGAGCGCAATGGATGGATCAAATTAACCAATGAGGTACTGAACTATAAATAG
- a CDS encoding LytR/AlgR family response regulator transcription factor: MTNKQDFTFIKTDRKLIKLNFDDILFIKGLGNYVEIFVRSNKKYVYYKTLKDLIEKLPDEFMRVHNSNIVNMKNVDYVEDNHLVIGEHKITIAKSYKDCLLNSIDKLLL; the protein is encoded by the coding sequence ATGACGAACAAACAAGATTTCACTTTCATAAAAACTGACAGAAAATTAATCAAATTAAATTTTGACGACATTTTGTTTATAAAAGGATTAGGAAATTATGTTGAAATATTTGTCAGAAGTAATAAAAAGTATGTCTACTACAAGACTTTAAAAGACCTCATTGAGAAATTACCTGATGAATTTATGAGAGTCCATAATTCAAACATTGTGAACATGAAAAATGTGGACTATGTAGAAGATAATCATTTAGTCATTGGCGAACATAAAATTACAATTGCTAAAAGTTACAAGGACTGTTTATTAAATAGCATTGACAAATTGTTACTCTGA
- a CDS encoding heparin lyase I family protein — protein MKKISISLLPLLFALSAAAQKSGLDPITSRVNIQADTAGKAEIVDMEWVAVGINRLYSIQKDITHAFNGKPSYRFELKGEDNSLEGYEEGSTKGRAELSYCYATADDFKGLPPDTYTTEQVLKMVYDRGKGQCRQGTKWTYTFSVYVPSTLAADVNTIFAQWHGSLIKILTTQS, from the coding sequence ATGAAGAAAATAAGCATAAGCCTGTTGCCGTTATTGTTTGCTTTGAGTGCAGCCGCGCAGAAATCAGGCCTGGACCCTATTACAAGCAGGGTAAATATACAGGCAGATACTGCCGGTAAAGCAGAAATTGTAGATATGGAGTGGGTAGCTGTGGGTATCAACCGACTGTACTCCATTCAAAAGGATATCACACATGCTTTTAACGGAAAGCCTTCGTACCGGTTTGAACTGAAAGGAGAAGACAACTCACTGGAGGGATACGAGGAAGGCAGTACCAAGGGACGTGCAGAGCTTTCTTACTGTTACGCCACAGCAGATGATTTTAAAGGATTGCCGCCCGATACCTATACAACGGAGCAGGTATTGAAAATGGTATACGACAGAGGGAAGGGCCAGTGCAGGCAGGGTACTAAATGGACTTATACCTTTTCGGTATATGTTCCTTCAACGTTGGCCGCAGACGTAAATACTATATTTGCGCAATGGCATGGATCATTAATAAAAATTTTAACAACCCAATCCTGA
- a CDS encoding AMP-binding protein — MEISIISCLITHAHNHPRKIAFTILSNEGVPPQDITYRELEMHVKQLAARLKEKQLKDKTALLVYQDMRAFIISFLACEYAGVIPVPVPYAKGGKQLLRINGIIADAGTGVILCTSDSVPHLEKELGAASDNGLLEFVATDDPYHALEDVPPSFTEISFIQYTSGSVGIPKGVVVTGNNLLHNEKLIQQTFGCDKDSVIFSWLPFHHDMGLIGNLLHTIYVGCSCVLMSPLHFMQKPKAWLEGIATYRVTHSGAPNFAYDFCVDRIPAEETKGLDLSSWKVAYNGSEPVHAATLARFARHFSSAGFNPNAFTPCYGLAEATLLTSGSRSSATPLIVHISKEMSAQGKIRLTDSGSDDAKAVVSSGRPADGMYVKIVSLSDQHECGELEEGEICIAGESVTSGYWNKDNRDIFYEFNEGKFLRTGDLGFLYQGELFVNGRVKEMLIVRGKNFYPYDIEQTIMGCHEAIETNGVAVFAIDESSVAVVAEVKRTHVNNVDGEAVVRAIEKLVTGEFGISLHDIVLTTPLGIPRTTSGKLQRIRCKTYYLDNIFKIIASKAALSDSTHRKEKNADLLTQVRHQASYATIRAYVADIIEIKTGGALPAGWNDDTDITTLGVDSLRAMEIINVINQELQLNLDATKIYEHNTLSTLCNAIEAMLWLKSDVTQNFGKEITI, encoded by the coding sequence ATGGAAATTAGTATTATCAGTTGTCTCATTACACATGCACATAACCACCCGCGGAAAATTGCATTTACGATTCTGAGCAACGAAGGAGTTCCTCCGCAGGACATTACATACAGGGAGCTGGAAATGCACGTGAAACAGCTTGCCGCCAGGTTGAAGGAGAAACAATTGAAAGATAAGACCGCATTGCTGGTATATCAGGATATGCGGGCGTTTATTATTTCTTTTCTGGCATGCGAATATGCCGGCGTAATTCCTGTGCCGGTACCTTATGCCAAAGGAGGAAAGCAACTTCTCAGGATCAATGGTATCATTGCCGATGCCGGAACAGGCGTCATTCTCTGCACTAGCGATAGTGTACCGCATCTTGAGAAGGAGCTGGGTGCCGCTTCAGACAACGGTTTGCTGGAGTTTGTCGCAACAGATGATCCGTATCATGCATTGGAAGATGTTCCACCTTCATTTACTGAAATATCTTTTATACAATACACATCTGGTTCGGTTGGGATTCCTAAAGGTGTAGTGGTGACCGGAAATAATCTGTTGCATAATGAGAAGCTGATACAGCAGACATTTGGATGTGATAAAGATTCGGTTATCTTTTCATGGTTGCCTTTCCATCATGATATGGGGCTGATAGGCAATCTGCTGCATACTATTTACGTAGGATGTTCCTGTGTGCTTATGTCTCCATTACATTTCATGCAGAAGCCGAAGGCATGGCTGGAAGGCATTGCCACTTATCGCGTCACTCATAGTGGCGCACCTAATTTTGCTTATGATTTTTGTGTAGACAGGATACCTGCAGAAGAAACAAAGGGCTTGGATCTCTCTTCATGGAAAGTGGCCTACAACGGATCGGAGCCTGTGCATGCCGCTACACTAGCGCGATTTGCCCGGCATTTCAGTTCCGCAGGCTTCAATCCCAATGCTTTTACTCCCTGTTATGGACTGGCCGAAGCTACGTTGCTGACGTCGGGATCCAGGAGTAGTGCTACGCCTTTGATCGTGCATATCAGCAAAGAAATGTCTGCACAGGGAAAGATCCGGCTGACGGATAGCGGAAGCGATGACGCTAAGGCCGTTGTGAGTTCCGGGCGGCCGGCAGACGGCATGTATGTAAAGATCGTTTCGTTGAGTGACCAACATGAATGCGGTGAGCTCGAAGAAGGTGAGATATGTATTGCCGGAGAAAGTGTGACCAGTGGTTACTGGAATAAAGATAACCGTGACATCTTTTACGAATTTAACGAAGGAAAATTCCTGCGTACAGGCGACCTCGGTTTTCTTTATCAGGGTGAGCTATTTGTGAATGGCAGGGTAAAAGAAATGCTGATCGTTCGCGGAAAAAACTTTTATCCGTACGATATAGAACAGACCATAATGGGCTGCCATGAAGCTATAGAAACCAATGGTGTAGCCGTTTTTGCAATAGATGAATCCTCTGTGGCCGTTGTGGCTGAAGTCAAAAGAACGCATGTTAATAATGTGGACGGAGAAGCCGTTGTTCGCGCCATCGAAAAACTGGTAACTGGCGAATTCGGTATAAGTCTGCATGACATTGTACTGACGACACCTTTAGGTATACCCAGAACAACAAGCGGAAAGCTTCAACGCATAAGATGTAAAACATATTATCTCGATAACATTTTTAAGATAATTGCTTCAAAAGCAGCATTGTCTGACAGCACACACAGGAAAGAAAAGAATGCAGATCTGCTTACGCAGGTGCGCCACCAAGCCAGCTATGCTACCATCAGGGCTTATGTGGCGGATATTATTGAAATAAAGACTGGCGGCGCCTTGCCGGCCGGATGGAATGACGACACTGATATTACTACGCTCGGTGTGGATTCTCTCCGGGCTATGGAAATTATCAATGTCATCAACCAGGAACTCCAATTAAACCTGGATGCAACCAAAATATATGAGCATAACACCTTGTCAACACTATGCAATGCCATAGAAGCCATGCTGTGGCTTAAGTCTGACGTAACACAAAATTTCGGAAAGGAAATTACTATATGA